A region from the Thermoplasmatales archaeon genome encodes:
- the sod1 gene encoding Superoxide dismutase [Mn] 1: MAEKWEAKDKLKPKGLDGISDQQIEYHFETHYKGYVNKLNEIWEKLSTADRSKANQNYSEFRELKLEETFNFDGSLLHELYFDNLSKGQGQIPEDLRKHLEKDFGSYEKWVEDFKATGVAFRGWSLLVYDLNTGKLRNIGADVHNTNGIWNAIVLMALDVYEHAYYTDYGPKRAPYLDAFMKNVNWPAVSKRYEKAKKIYEIFK; this comes from the coding sequence ATGGCTGAAAAATGGGAAGCAAAGGACAAACTAAAACCAAAAGGACTCGACGGCATATCCGACCAGCAGATTGAATATCACTTTGAGACCCACTACAAGGGTTATGTGAACAAGCTGAACGAGATATGGGAAAAGCTGTCAACAGCTGACAGGTCGAAGGCAAATCAGAATTACAGTGAATTCAGGGAACTTAAGCTGGAAGAGACATTCAATTTCGACGGGTCACTGCTGCACGAACTGTATTTCGACAACCTTTCCAAGGGTCAGGGACAGATACCTGAAGACCTCAGAAAACACCTGGAGAAGGATTTTGGCAGTTACGAGAAATGGGTGGAAGACTTCAAGGCCACTGGTGTCGCTTTCAGGGGTTGGTCGCTTCTTGTGTATGACCTCAATACAGGGAAGTTGAGAAACATAGGTGCAGATGTTCACAATACAAACGGGATATGGAACGCTATAGTCCTGATGGCACTGGATGTTTATGAGCACGCATACTACACAGATTACGGACCAAAGAGAGCGCCGTATCTTGACGCGTTCATGAAGAACGTAAACTGGCCTGCAGTATCGAAGAGATACGAGAAGGCAAAGAAGATTTACGAGATATTCAAGTAA
- the ala_1 gene encoding Alanine dehydrogenase has product MNNMDSKAGSISALLVSEEEAKRVIGPEGALDVLELFFREQVSGKTVTPPRMHVDSSEGNMVFTAGGSEGKKIMGFRVYTTYGNDDQFVAVYNSGTGNLRGIVFGSYTGSLRTAAIGSLSIKYMARKDAKVLGVIGSGTQAFFQAISAIKTNNFEQVEVYSPNRDHSASFASRVREISGVEVIERNSARDVAGEADVLILATKSSEPVRLRFPLTMLTSIFGSYHPTDA; this is encoded by the coding sequence ATGAACAACATGGATAGTAAGGCTGGGTCAATATCCGCACTGCTGGTTTCGGAAGAGGAAGCGAAAAGAGTCATCGGTCCAGAGGGTGCACTTGACGTTCTGGAATTATTTTTCAGGGAACAGGTCAGTGGAAAAACAGTTACGCCACCGCGCATGCATGTGGATTCCAGTGAGGGAAACATGGTATTCACCGCAGGCGGCAGCGAAGGTAAGAAAATTATGGGTTTCAGGGTTTACACGACCTACGGGAATGACGACCAGTTCGTTGCCGTTTATAATTCAGGAACCGGGAATCTCCGGGGTATCGTCTTCGGCTCTTATACAGGGTCACTGCGTACCGCCGCCATCGGAAGCCTCTCGATAAAGTACATGGCAAGGAAGGACGCAAAAGTTCTCGGCGTGATAGGCTCCGGCACCCAGGCATTTTTCCAGGCTATATCAGCCATAAAGACAAACAATTTTGAGCAGGTTGAGGTATACAGCCCTAACAGGGATCATTCAGCATCGTTTGCATCCAGGGTGAGGGAAATCAGCGGGGTTGAAGTAATAGAACGAAACAGCGCAAGGGATGTTGCTGGTGAAGCAGACGTCCTGATCCTGGCAACCAAAAGCAGTGAACCTGTCAGGTTACGGTTTCCATTAACCATGTTAACTTCGATCTTTGGAAGTTATCATCCGACTGATGCTTAA
- a CDS encoding ornithine cyclodeaminase, with translation MTIYKDWIRKGSHIISVGKKFVSEHEIDPEIPQICTVVATDSKEQLMNYPEEHFMAKSKNGDSIVDLSRIISSEIPGRKGKDDITLFLSVGLSGTEVMIANEIINRIIAERLKN, from the coding sequence TTGACCATATACAAGGACTGGATAAGGAAAGGAAGCCACATAATAAGCGTTGGAAAGAAATTTGTAAGTGAACATGAGATCGATCCGGAAATTCCCCAAATATGTACCGTTGTAGCAACGGATTCCAAGGAGCAGCTCATGAATTACCCAGAGGAACATTTCATGGCAAAGAGTAAGAATGGAGACAGCATTGTAGACCTGTCTAGAATAATTTCTTCAGAAATACCCGGAAGAAAAGGGAAAGATGACATAACATTGTTCCTGTCAGTCGGTCTATCGGGAACAGAGGTAATGATTGCAAATGAGATAATCAACAGGATCATTGCTGAACGGCTTAAAAATTAA
- the ogg gene encoding N-glycosylase/DNA lyase encodes MIDSLKPATIAVRVAELVSSPVSEIIAGRAQEFRQAGKSSKEFIFGELCFCILTANTSADMGVSTQNLIGLEGFMEHDEGKLRDELKRVKYRFYNLRSKYIVEARWIIDKLPDLMENSDRHFVRDYLVDNVKGIGYKEASHFLRNVGIFDFAILDKHILRMLSAEYPGVRIKVSTRQSYLETERYVMDIARDMGMEPGILDLYMWKLATGKIIK; translated from the coding sequence ATGATCGACTCCCTCAAACCTGCCACTATTGCTGTGAGGGTAGCGGAACTTGTATCTTCTCCCGTTTCGGAAATTATCGCAGGGAGGGCTCAGGAATTCAGGCAGGCCGGGAAGTCATCCAAGGAATTTATTTTCGGGGAACTCTGTTTCTGCATACTGACTGCAAACACCTCCGCTGATATGGGGGTCAGTACACAGAATCTCATAGGACTGGAAGGCTTCATGGAGCACGATGAGGGTAAACTCAGGGATGAGTTGAAGAGGGTAAAATACAGGTTCTATAACCTAAGAAGTAAATATATTGTGGAGGCCAGGTGGATCATAGACAAGTTACCAGATCTTATGGAAAATAGCGACAGGCACTTTGTGCGCGATTACCTGGTTGATAATGTCAAGGGCATCGGATACAAGGAAGCCTCGCATTTCCTCAGGAACGTAGGTATTTTTGATTTTGCCATACTGGATAAGCACATCCTGAGAATGCTTTCTGCAGAATATCCCGGAGTCAGGATCAAGGTAAGTACAAGGCAGTCATACCTGGAAACCGAGAGGTATGTCATGGACATTGCAAGGGACATGGGCATGGAACCGGGCATTCTTGACCTTTACATGTGGAAACTGGCAACAGGCAAGATAATAAAGTGA
- a CDS encoding putative carbohydrate kinase has protein sequence MHILVMEASEFRRADINYESLFGNLYVLMNNAGKSVSEFITGTLGTNKKICVVCGKGNNGGDGLVAARELSKNNDVTVVPVEGKSRMSTLLARRAMRSYKGKIVGLEMLNDELKRSDVVVDALLGTGISGNPKYPYDLAIKEINASKKTVVSVDVPSGMGSEIAVVPQYTVTFSQKKDGMDERNSGKIVVADIGIPEQVFRFAGPGDMIYYPLPRADSHKGMNGTLAIIGGLDYYGSAVIAAEGATGIGIDLVRVFTSTQNYPIIGSYDPGYIVRIMSDNQEDFVDELMKNSAILVGSGNGMGDLAGKALQIALSLEPKPVVLDADAIKMMGSRSYSGRQNMVVTPNKNEFRILTNKDPTEENAERLASEKNMVVVLKGQTDIVTNGDRTILVDGGNPRMTMGGTGDMLAGIIGGLCSKGIAPFRASVMGCYILKRSSELAYSQYGLWYNINHLSSIIPVTMNNLVPTKKD, from the coding sequence ATGCATATATTGGTCATGGAAGCCTCCGAATTCAGAAGGGCAGACATCAATTACGAAAGCTTGTTCGGGAATCTCTATGTGCTGATGAACAATGCCGGAAAGTCAGTATCAGAATTCATAACTGGCACCCTTGGCACCAACAAGAAGATCTGCGTCGTGTGCGGCAAGGGAAATAATGGAGGCGATGGGCTTGTCGCAGCTCGCGAATTATCAAAAAATAATGACGTTACTGTAGTTCCGGTGGAGGGCAAATCCAGGATGTCCACCCTGCTTGCAAGGAGGGCGATGAGATCGTACAAGGGAAAAATTGTTGGCCTGGAAATGCTGAATGATGAGCTTAAGAGAAGCGATGTTGTCGTCGATGCACTGCTTGGGACTGGAATCTCGGGAAATCCCAAATATCCGTATGATCTGGCAATAAAGGAAATAAACGCATCAAAAAAGACAGTTGTATCGGTGGATGTTCCATCAGGAATGGGAAGCGAGATTGCCGTTGTTCCACAGTATACCGTTACGTTCAGCCAGAAAAAGGATGGTATGGACGAGAGGAACAGCGGTAAAATAGTGGTAGCTGACATAGGCATACCGGAACAGGTGTTCAGGTTTGCAGGGCCAGGTGACATGATATATTACCCCCTGCCAAGAGCAGACTCACACAAGGGAATGAATGGAACCCTTGCGATAATAGGTGGATTGGACTATTATGGTTCCGCTGTCATAGCTGCAGAAGGGGCAACCGGAATAGGCATAGATCTCGTGAGGGTTTTCACCTCTACCCAGAATTATCCGATTATTGGATCGTATGATCCGGGGTACATAGTCAGGATTATGAGTGACAATCAGGAAGACTTCGTCGATGAATTGATGAAAAACTCAGCAATTCTCGTCGGGTCCGGAAACGGAATGGGAGACCTGGCTGGAAAGGCATTGCAAATTGCTCTCTCTCTTGAGCCAAAACCCGTTGTTCTTGATGCGGATGCTATAAAGATGATGGGATCAAGATCTTACAGCGGCAGGCAGAACATGGTGGTTACTCCAAACAAGAACGAGTTTCGCATTCTTACAAATAAGGATCCGACCGAAGAAAATGCAGAGAGACTTGCCTCTGAGAAGAACATGGTGGTTGTCCTGAAGGGACAGACCGATATAGTAACAAATGGAGACCGGACCATACTCGTAGATGGTGGAAATCCGAGAATGACAATGGGTGGTACTGGTGACATGCTCGCTGGAATCATAGGAGGGTTATGTTCCAAGGGTATTGCACCATTCAGGGCATCAGTAATGGGTTGTTACATCCTGAAGCGTTCATCTGAATTGGCATACTCGCAATACGGGCTATGGTACAACATCAACCACCTGTCCTCCATTATACCTGTAACAATGAACAACCTCGTTCCGACAAAAAAAGATTAA
- the acsA_1 gene encoding Acetyl-coenzyme A synthetase has translation MQESLEPEAGIGEELVEQGPETEVPFNDGSNLYDILYGNLQKKASYPAVIYYGRRVTYFQLISWVGSFAAELSSRFKIQKGDRIAISLPNSPQFIISFFAIMKIGAVLVPLNTGQNAADFVKKLEILHIKGLITHAQGYTLLREAVNESMFVIVTRVQDFMPFEKASKITFFDSTWGKVKWGGNVYPFSDFIFGNGGAGIAIKPDDDVAIIQLTGVSLPNLQAVTLTHSNILSALSQASEVFSITGKHSIVACTTPFSIPYGYLFGFLLPMNSGHPVLVFHDNHDSRTIAKMCRKIGADIMVGHPWIFSKLLLNKSNSRYLKKISIYISGTDTMSISLASAIIDGMKGKLLQVYGFSETTGISHYRWVEDLQQPANTLGFPFKETICRAVDQTTGEEVKTGEKGELLIDGPQKARKYLFTIIGEEDNFAGGWFHTSDIVMATQEGSYTLVEKLRDVIISNAIPVFPNEIEAVINRFPEVSESAVIGTKDGNSGESIKAFIVTKDGTASCQKRLIKYLNDNLAEYQRPHFYEFRQELPKSMTGKIIKRILIEEAIRNSDG, from the coding sequence GTGCAGGAGTCGCTTGAGCCCGAGGCAGGGATCGGGGAGGAATTGGTTGAGCAGGGACCGGAGACGGAGGTTCCTTTCAACGACGGTAGCAATCTATACGATATTCTTTATGGAAATCTCCAGAAGAAAGCTTCCTATCCTGCAGTGATATATTATGGAAGGAGGGTTACATATTTCCAGCTTATTTCCTGGGTCGGCTCATTTGCTGCTGAACTGTCATCGCGGTTCAAGATCCAGAAGGGTGACAGGATAGCAATTTCCCTGCCAAATTCACCGCAGTTCATCATATCATTCTTCGCCATAATGAAAATAGGTGCTGTACTCGTTCCGCTCAACACGGGCCAGAACGCTGCAGATTTTGTGAAAAAGCTTGAAATATTGCACATCAAGGGACTAATAACTCATGCCCAGGGCTATACGCTGCTGAGGGAAGCCGTAAACGAGAGCATGTTTGTAATAGTCACCCGGGTGCAGGATTTCATGCCATTCGAGAAAGCTTCCAAAATCACGTTTTTTGACTCAACCTGGGGTAAGGTGAAATGGGGCGGCAATGTCTATCCATTTTCAGACTTCATATTCGGAAATGGAGGTGCCGGAATCGCCATAAAACCTGACGACGATGTTGCCATTATACAGCTAACCGGGGTATCCCTCCCTAACCTGCAGGCGGTCACCCTTACACATTCCAACATATTGAGTGCGCTCAGTCAGGCGTCTGAAGTGTTCTCAATAACAGGAAAACACTCAATAGTGGCTTGCACCACGCCATTCTCCATCCCTTATGGTTACTTATTTGGATTTCTCCTGCCGATGAATAGTGGTCATCCAGTGCTCGTGTTCCACGACAACCATGATTCAAGGACAATAGCGAAAATGTGCAGGAAGATAGGGGCGGACATAATGGTTGGCCACCCGTGGATATTTTCAAAGCTGCTGCTCAACAAAAGCAACAGCAGATACCTGAAAAAAATCTCGATATACATCTCTGGAACAGACACAATGTCCATCTCACTGGCCTCCGCTATCATAGACGGGATGAAAGGAAAGCTGCTTCAGGTATACGGTTTCTCCGAAACAACAGGAATCTCCCACTACCGCTGGGTGGAAGACCTTCAGCAACCGGCAAACACTCTGGGGTTTCCGTTCAAGGAGACTATTTGCAGGGCGGTCGATCAGACTACCGGCGAGGAAGTTAAAACAGGAGAGAAGGGGGAGCTACTCATTGACGGCCCACAGAAAGCCAGGAAATACCTGTTCACAATAATTGGGGAAGAAGATAATTTTGCAGGAGGCTGGTTTCATACAAGCGACATAGTCATGGCAACCCAGGAAGGTTCGTACACACTCGTTGAAAAACTCAGGGACGTAATAATATCAAATGCCATACCGGTCTTTCCAAATGAAATAGAGGCAGTTATAAACAGGTTTCCGGAAGTGAGTGAGTCTGCAGTGATAGGCACGAAAGACGGGAACTCCGGTGAGTCCATAAAGGCATTCATTGTTACGAAGGATGGAACTGCATCGTGCCAGAAGAGGTTGATAAAATACCTGAACGATAACCTGGCAGAATATCAGCGTCCTCACTTCTACGAATTCAGGCAGGAATTACCAAAGAGCATGACCGGAAAGATCATAAAGCGCATACTTATAGAAGAGGCCATTCGCAATAGTGATGGTTGA
- the sdx_1 gene encoding Pink FeS protein yields MTRFLKIAKKTDIADGDVKGFSTPSSPILVANINGRFYAMDSVCPHAHAPLEDGVMEGKTIKCPWHGSTFDIETGKCTSGPAILDQRVYNVKIEDGIIQIEMPNTKK; encoded by the coding sequence ATGACAAGGTTCCTGAAGATTGCGAAGAAGACGGATATAGCAGACGGTGACGTGAAGGGATTTTCAACGCCATCTTCTCCCATTCTTGTAGCAAATATTAATGGAAGATTCTACGCAATGGATTCCGTTTGCCCGCACGCACATGCACCTCTTGAGGATGGGGTAATGGAGGGAAAGACGATAAAGTGCCCATGGCATGGATCCACCTTTGACATTGAGACAGGCAAGTGCACTTCAGGCCCGGCCATTTTAGATCAACGGGTTTACAATGTGAAGATTGAGGATGGCATTATACAAATTGAGATGCCGAACACAAAGAAATGA
- the nob1 gene encoding Endoribonuclease Nob1, with amino-acid sequence MENSGSSGVEPAVSYVVDTSAIISRKLDLLNTSLIFPSSVLGEIRKGRLRRILDALSPEIRIYDPSAGSRNEVASVSKKSGDISVLSETDIDVIATARDLNATIITDDYAIQNVAEFMGIPFTGSDLNRIANKITWKFRCTGCGKFYSFDTGTCRICGHSLKRIAVRKTGKK; translated from the coding sequence ATGGAAAATTCAGGGTCCAGCGGAGTTGAACCAGCCGTCAGTTATGTTGTGGACACCTCAGCCATAATATCGCGAAAGTTGGATCTCCTCAACACGAGCCTTATATTCCCATCATCTGTCCTGGGGGAGATAAGAAAAGGAAGACTTAGAAGAATTCTTGATGCATTATCGCCTGAAATCAGGATATACGATCCTTCCGCAGGCAGCAGGAATGAAGTTGCATCTGTGTCAAAGAAATCAGGCGATATCTCCGTTCTGAGCGAGACAGATATAGATGTCATTGCAACAGCCCGTGATCTCAATGCAACAATAATAACAGATGATTATGCCATACAGAATGTCGCAGAATTTATGGGCATTCCCTTTACAGGATCAGATCTTAATCGCATTGCGAATAAGATTACATGGAAATTCAGGTGCACTGGGTGCGGAAAATTCTACAGTTTCGACACTGGTACCTGCAGGATCTGCGGTCATAGCCTCAAAAGAATTGCTGTAAGGAAAACCGGTAAGAAATAA
- a CDS encoding arylformamidase yields the protein MIDISLPLKRGIIAYPGDAQYEEYEYYTHEKDHVHIMRVIMETHSGTHFDAPFHMLPDGKKAGEIDLRKFMGKATVIEVPGDSIEASAIPENPTEILLFKTKNSGLYDSFHEDFTYLSPEAAKKIASKKVNLVGIDYLSIEKFGSPEPVSHKTLMRSDIVIVEGLLLSNVKPGVYDFVCLPLSMGEDGAPCRAVLL from the coding sequence ATGATTGATATAAGCCTGCCATTGAAGCGGGGGATAATTGCGTACCCCGGCGACGCCCAGTATGAAGAATACGAATACTATACCCATGAGAAAGACCATGTCCATATTATGAGAGTTATAATGGAGACCCATTCCGGAACGCATTTTGATGCTCCATTCCACATGCTGCCTGATGGAAAGAAGGCAGGAGAGATCGACTTGAGGAAATTCATGGGGAAGGCTACAGTTATAGAAGTTCCGGGGGATAGCATCGAAGCTTCAGCCATACCGGAAAACCCCACAGAGATACTACTGTTCAAGACAAAGAACTCCGGGCTTTATGACTCATTTCATGAAGATTTCACATACCTTTCGCCTGAAGCTGCTAAGAAAATAGCCTCTAAGAAAGTGAACCTTGTTGGCATAGATTACCTGTCAATTGAGAAATTTGGATCCCCTGAGCCCGTTTCCCATAAAACCTTGATGAGGAGCGACATAGTTATCGTTGAGGGACTCTTATTGAGCAATGTCAAGCCTGGAGTCTATGATTTTGTGTGCCTGCCTCTAAGCATGGGAGAAGATGGTGCACCTTGCAGAGCCGTCCTTCTGTGA
- a CDS encoding putative electron transfer flavoprotein FixB has protein sequence MKVLVFAKQIPEINSIGFDPVTNRIIRANVPLLMNPFDRKAVEEALRIKEKLGWETAVATMGPPSSAEIINLSLMMGIDRGFLLTDRAFGGSDTLVTARILSKFVSQYKPDLVLMGKYSLDGETSQVPPELAKICNFSFKSSVSKLTINGDLCTVEQDSERSIITYELRFPAVISVSEKINRARGVAQGTPDMSGKIEIVDANKLGLKVSGTGDSPTVVAGTEHVESKRKVHFIGPEENVYETIMQIIAKRYSDDTEIAHNHPEGKNGIALCIAVSDRSIAMEIASKNLQLAEEGGFSAVVLGYIEPAELKGMPADHYVFVQEEDSRCMAKFISGYIRKREPSFVLYPSTVEGREIAGFVAADLGLGLTADCVDLRIDGGKLIQYKPAFGGGIIARIYSKTSPQMATVRPGIFKRMQSDGEFSVEVAGSSECTGNAKKISEVNVPPQFKPLNQSRVVVAVGKGIKKPDNVKEAVQLAEKLDASIGATRPVVDLGWMPRQQQIGLTGISISPDVYIAIGISGHDNHVVGTRYAKKIIAVNNDPNAPIFQYADYGIVLDSMEFIRGFVKHLGI, from the coding sequence ATGAAGGTTCTTGTATTCGCAAAGCAGATTCCAGAGATAAACAGTATAGGCTTTGATCCCGTTACAAACAGGATAATAAGGGCTAATGTCCCTCTTCTGATGAATCCGTTTGACAGGAAGGCTGTTGAAGAGGCCCTCAGAATTAAGGAAAAACTCGGATGGGAAACAGCTGTTGCAACAATGGGTCCGCCGTCTTCTGCGGAGATAATAAACCTCTCCCTGATGATGGGCATTGATCGTGGGTTCCTCCTGACCGACCGGGCTTTTGGTGGATCGGACACCCTGGTGACTGCACGCATACTGTCAAAGTTTGTTTCCCAGTATAAACCGGATCTTGTTCTCATGGGAAAATACTCACTTGACGGAGAAACCTCACAGGTTCCGCCTGAACTGGCTAAAATCTGCAATTTTTCATTCAAGTCTTCGGTTTCTAAGTTGACCATCAATGGCGACCTTTGCACAGTCGAACAGGATTCTGAAAGGAGCATAATCACATATGAGCTTAGATTCCCCGCTGTGATCTCAGTCAGTGAAAAAATTAACAGGGCCAGGGGCGTAGCGCAGGGTACACCGGACATGTCCGGAAAAATAGAGATTGTGGATGCTAATAAACTTGGACTGAAGGTCTCGGGAACGGGAGACTCTCCGACAGTTGTTGCTGGAACGGAACACGTAGAGAGCAAACGTAAGGTCCATTTCATCGGGCCGGAAGAAAACGTATATGAAACCATAATGCAGATAATCGCCAAGCGTTATTCCGATGATACAGAAATAGCACACAATCACCCTGAAGGAAAGAACGGAATAGCACTTTGCATTGCCGTTTCTGACCGCAGTATTGCTATGGAAATTGCCTCTAAGAACTTACAGCTGGCTGAAGAAGGAGGGTTTTCTGCTGTTGTTTTAGGTTATATTGAACCAGCAGAGCTAAAAGGCATGCCGGCTGACCATTATGTCTTTGTGCAAGAAGAGGACAGCAGATGCATGGCGAAGTTCATATCAGGGTACATTAGAAAGAGAGAACCCAGCTTCGTACTGTACCCGTCAACTGTAGAAGGCAGGGAGATCGCGGGATTTGTTGCGGCGGATCTTGGTTTAGGATTGACTGCGGACTGTGTTGACCTCAGGATCGACGGAGGGAAACTCATTCAATACAAGCCGGCGTTTGGTGGTGGAATAATAGCCAGAATATACTCAAAGACAAGCCCACAGATGGCTACAGTAAGGCCGGGGATTTTCAAGCGTATGCAGAGTGACGGTGAGTTCTCCGTAGAAGTGGCTGGCTCTTCCGAATGTACAGGAAATGCAAAAAAAATTTCAGAAGTCAATGTCCCTCCCCAATTCAAGCCACTTAACCAGTCAAGGGTAGTCGTTGCTGTAGGAAAGGGAATAAAAAAACCTGATAACGTCAAGGAAGCGGTACAACTCGCTGAAAAACTTGATGCATCAATAGGAGCGACAAGGCCGGTTGTTGATCTTGGCTGGATGCCCAGGCAGCAGCAGATTGGCCTCACCGGGATATCGATATCACCTGATGTATACATTGCAATTGGAATCTCGGGACACGACAATCATGTGGTCGGAACCAGGTATGCAAAAAAAATCATAGCGGTCAACAATGATCCGAACGCACCCATATTCCAGTACGCTGATTACGGAATTGTCCTGGATTCCATGGAATTCATAAGAGGATTCGTGAAACACCTCGGCATCTAA
- the sdx_2 gene encoding Pink FeS protein — MAWYKVLREEAMKDGDLFKSKVGDSELLIIREKGKFYATSLYCTHEQYDLSEGFLDEGNLICPNHFATFNPEDGSVVTPPESAGDIAPLKSYKVKVQDGDVMVEVA; from the coding sequence ATGGCATGGTACAAGGTACTCAGAGAAGAAGCGATGAAAGATGGGGATCTTTTCAAGTCGAAGGTTGGGGACAGCGAATTGCTGATTATAAGAGAGAAGGGAAAATTTTATGCAACCAGTCTTTACTGCACCCATGAGCAGTACGATCTTTCCGAGGGTTTCCTTGATGAAGGCAACCTTATTTGCCCGAATCATTTTGCAACATTTAACCCGGAGGATGGAAGTGTGGTCACTCCACCCGAGAGCGCCGGAGATATTGCCCCGTTGAAGTCGTACAAGGTAAAGGTACAGGATGGGGATGTCATGGTAGAAGTTGCATGA
- the map_1 gene encoding Methionine aminopeptidase: protein MDQDAKKKYLEAGRLGKMALEYGSTLVAPGVKLFDVAEGIEKFISDNGGKASFPVNLSINNEAAHYSPFRGDQKKFSTGDVVKIDVGAQIDGYLSDNATTVEVGESGKYSDLIQCTREALNAAIKILRPMISARQIGSAIESVISSHGYKPVRNLGGHGIKRYDLHSEIFIPNYDDGNASPIRPDTVIAIEPFASTTIGMVHNGQGGNIYILSGTKVRKDEILYQNFNTIPFAERWVADLMPDYSEYLRKMVAAKEISQFPVLKEHSTSRISQAEHTIMILSDEIIVTTK, encoded by the coding sequence ATGGATCAGGATGCAAAGAAAAAATATCTTGAGGCCGGTCGCCTGGGAAAAATGGCTCTGGAATATGGATCAACCCTTGTGGCCCCGGGGGTAAAGCTGTTCGACGTTGCCGAGGGCATAGAGAAATTTATATCGGATAATGGGGGAAAAGCGTCTTTTCCTGTTAACCTGTCAATAAACAATGAAGCTGCGCATTATTCTCCGTTTCGCGGCGATCAGAAGAAGTTTTCCACAGGAGACGTGGTCAAAATTGATGTTGGAGCACAGATAGACGGATACCTCAGTGACAACGCGACCACGGTTGAGGTTGGGGAGAGTGGCAAGTACAGCGACCTGATCCAGTGCACCAGGGAAGCACTGAATGCCGCGATAAAAATCCTGCGGCCGATGATTTCAGCCAGGCAGATTGGATCAGCCATCGAAAGCGTGATATCTTCACATGGGTACAAGCCTGTAAGAAACCTTGGAGGTCATGGAATCAAAAGATACGATCTTCACTCTGAAATTTTCATACCGAATTATGACGACGGAAACGCATCGCCAATCAGGCCGGATACCGTAATCGCCATAGAGCCATTCGCAAGCACCACAATCGGGATGGTGCACAATGGCCAGGGCGGAAACATCTACATCCTCAGCGGAACAAAAGTAAGAAAGGATGAGATACTTTATCAGAATTTCAACACCATTCCGTTCGCGGAAAGATGGGTCGCTGACCTCATGCCTGATTACAGCGAATACCTGAGAAAAATGGTGGCCGCCAAGGAAATTTCGCAATTTCCAGTGCTAAAAGAACACTCCACCTCCAGAATTTCTCAAGCTGAACATACAATAATGATTCTTTCAGATGAAATAATAGTCACAACAAAATAG
- the tmk_1 gene encoding putative thymidylate kinase, whose protein sequence is MFIAIEGIDGSGKTTISRLLSSYLNDAGFETLLTREPTDAFRPSGNEEGSTHAENGINLFFQFTMDRFRHQFEIEDAVSAGKTVICDRYLLSSYAYQGPVIEKFMGSRAKTIEWMENVSSIITVRPDITIYLRISPATAMKRIASRKTLSGFENREFLELVHGYYEFLASDPVITLDAESRVDSVFDDLMTQVQGNLGFFH, encoded by the coding sequence TTGTTCATTGCCATAGAGGGGATAGATGGATCAGGGAAGACAACTATCTCCAGATTGCTTTCCTCCTACCTGAATGATGCAGGCTTCGAAACGCTGCTCACCCGCGAACCAACTGACGCTTTCAGACCGTCGGGAAATGAGGAGGGAAGCACACATGCCGAAAATGGGATAAACCTGTTTTTCCAGTTCACAATGGATCGCTTCAGGCACCAGTTCGAGATTGAGGATGCTGTCAGTGCTGGCAAAACAGTGATCTGTGACAGGTACTTACTGTCATCTTATGCTTACCAGGGCCCCGTTATCGAGAAATTCATGGGAAGCCGTGCCAAGACCATCGAGTGGATGGAAAACGTCTCCAGCATAATCACGGTAAGGCCCGATATAACAATTTACCTCAGGATAAGCCCCGCCACCGCAATGAAGAGAATCGCCAGCAGAAAAACACTTTCCGGATTCGAGAATCGGGAATTTCTTGAGCTGGTACATGGTTACTACGAATTTCTAGCCTCTGACCCTGTTATCACCCTGGATGCAGAAAGCAGGGTGGACTCAGTCTTTGACGACTTAATGACCCAAGTACAGGGAAATCTTGGATTCTTCCACTGA